The Endozoicomonas montiporae CL-33 genome contains a region encoding:
- a CDS encoding GNAT family N-acetyltransferase, which translates to MQRNVKIDILDQTEARIMYQWIAEAGWNPGLHDAETFYKAFPTGLIGVKKDNELVGVSSVFKHSPRYACFGNYLVKPEYRGQGFGLLMTRRRLNIAGYRNISLDAAPENQAIYRSVGFRTAYFNQRFEINWQHAPDKLHPNVINLKNVRLLELLEYEKNLFPCKRKALLKAWVTQPGSSAFCFRDHCHIKGFGVLRPCMTGYRIGPLFADTPVIAEHLMQALLQHSLGQPVFCDIPETNPHARHLVHSFGGQPIDFLCARMYRGYEPDLDYPRLYALTSLESG; encoded by the coding sequence ATGCAGAGAAATGTCAAGATCGACATTCTGGACCAAACCGAAGCTCGTATCATGTATCAATGGATTGCTGAAGCGGGCTGGAACCCCGGCCTCCATGATGCCGAGACGTTCTACAAAGCTTTTCCTACGGGCTTGATTGGAGTCAAGAAGGACAATGAGCTTGTCGGTGTGTCCTCTGTATTTAAACACAGCCCCAGATACGCCTGTTTTGGCAACTACCTTGTCAAACCAGAGTATCGCGGGCAAGGTTTTGGCCTGTTAATGACTCGCAGGCGGCTCAATATCGCGGGCTATCGCAACATCTCTCTGGACGCTGCACCTGAAAATCAGGCAATATATCGCTCTGTCGGCTTTCGAACGGCCTACTTCAACCAGCGCTTTGAGATCAACTGGCAGCACGCTCCGGACAAACTTCACCCCAACGTCATCAATTTGAAAAACGTCCGGCTACTGGAGCTGCTCGAATATGAAAAAAACCTGTTTCCCTGCAAGCGCAAGGCACTTCTGAAAGCCTGGGTCACACAGCCCGGATCCAGCGCTTTCTGTTTTCGTGACCACTGCCATATTAAAGGCTTTGGCGTTTTGCGTCCCTGCATGACCGGTTACCGAATCGGCCCGCTGTTTGCCGATACGCCCGTGATCGCCGAGCATCTGATGCAGGCACTGCTACAGCACAGCCTTGGACAACCCGTATTCTGCGACATACCGGAAACCAACCCCCATGCCCGTCATCTGGTACACAGTTTTGGAGGCCAGCCCATCGACTTTCTTTGCGCCAGAATGTATCGCGGGTATGAGCCTGACCTCGACTACCCACGCTTGTACGCCCTGACCTCTCTGGAATCCGGATAA
- the ispB gene encoding octaprenyl diphosphate synthase, protein MPDRKQPSFQAVVRDDFALVDQCIREQLHSDVALVSKIGQYIIQSGGKRLRPLLVLLTANACGYKGKHHIPLAAIIEFLHTATLLHDDVVDQSDLRRGRDTANALWGNAPSVLVGDFLYSRAFQMMVGLENMRLLNVLANATNVIAEGEVMQLMNINDSSVTEAQYMEVIRCKTAMLFEASTHTAAILSGQDRKTEQALCDYGNHLGMAFQLVDDLLDYDGDAEAMGKNLGDDLAEGKPTLPLIFTLSEGKPEQKELVRQAIEEGNGLDNMKAIMTAVRDCGALGYTAQRAQEQAQKAIASLSALPESPYRSAMEDLARFAVARTY, encoded by the coding sequence ATGCCTGATCGCAAACAACCCTCATTCCAAGCTGTTGTCCGTGACGACTTCGCCCTGGTAGACCAGTGCATTCGTGAACAGCTGCATTCCGATGTCGCACTGGTCAGCAAAATCGGCCAGTACATCATCCAGTCTGGCGGCAAGCGCCTGCGCCCCCTGCTGGTGCTGCTGACGGCCAATGCCTGTGGCTACAAAGGCAAGCACCACATTCCGCTGGCTGCCATTATCGAATTCCTGCACACCGCCACCCTGCTGCACGATGACGTAGTTGATCAGTCAGACCTACGCCGCGGTCGTGATACCGCCAATGCACTCTGGGGTAACGCACCCAGTGTTCTGGTGGGCGATTTTCTCTACTCGAGAGCTTTCCAGATGATGGTGGGGCTCGAGAACATGCGGCTGCTTAACGTTCTGGCCAATGCCACCAATGTGATTGCTGAAGGCGAAGTGATGCAGCTGATGAACATCAACGATTCCAGCGTCACCGAAGCCCAGTATATGGAAGTGATTCGCTGCAAAACCGCCATGTTGTTTGAGGCCTCCACTCATACGGCCGCCATCCTGTCCGGTCAGGACAGAAAAACCGAACAGGCTCTGTGCGATTACGGCAATCATCTTGGTATGGCTTTTCAGCTGGTCGATGATTTGCTGGATTACGACGGCGATGCTGAAGCCATGGGTAAGAATCTGGGCGACGATCTGGCCGAAGGCAAACCCACCCTGCCGCTGATTTTCACCCTGTCAGAAGGCAAACCGGAACAAAAAGAACTGGTACGCCAGGCCATCGAAGAAGGCAATGGTCTGGATAATATGAAAGCGATCATGACTGCCGTGCGCGACTGTGGCGCTCTGGGCTACACCGCCCAGCGAGCGCAAGAGCAGGCTCAGAAGGCCATAGCCAGCCTGTCAGCCCTGCCAGAATCGCCCTATCGCTCAGCCATGGAAGATCTGGCTCGCTTCGCCGTCGCCCGCACCTACTGA
- a CDS encoding tyrosine-type recombinase/integrase has translation MAITDTWLKANNGKKRDKRDEVADRDGLSVRVTPQGKIVFQIRYRYAGKPKRLDIGSYPLITLKEAREENTRLRRKLEQGHDPAVVRQLEKQAIITATTLENLYRLWYKSYCKKSKQSHIEINRSFEIHILPKIGHLPAKQVTTMDWLNILEKLVETIPAIAERILVNAKQMLNWAVTRHIIDTNPLAAINAKADLQIKKGVIKRSLSDSEIRQVWEAIHKSRMSHKNKLFLILCLVFGCRNGELRKSKKSGFDLDNMIWTVPPSDHKLGSSTGMPLIRPIIPEIKPLIEQAVQLSKDSSYVFTNSGSNKMMGKSSPLPLPYNIMQWLRKNKDIEMEHWSVHDLRKTARTKWSTLTAPHVAEIMLGHKLPGEWQTYDQHLYIDEQAEAYSKWWCRLMQISENIDGIDRPIWQ, from the coding sequence ATGGCTATCACGGACACCTGGCTTAAAGCCAATAACGGCAAGAAAAGAGACAAGCGGGACGAAGTCGCAGACAGAGACGGGCTGAGTGTACGGGTGACGCCGCAAGGGAAAATTGTCTTTCAAATACGATATCGCTATGCAGGTAAACCTAAGCGCTTGGATATTGGCAGTTACCCCTTAATCACTTTAAAGGAAGCCAGAGAGGAAAATACTCGGCTCAGGAGAAAGCTGGAACAAGGTCACGATCCCGCAGTGGTACGACAGTTAGAGAAACAAGCGATCATTACCGCAACCACTTTGGAGAATCTCTACCGCCTCTGGTACAAAAGCTACTGCAAGAAAAGCAAACAGAGTCACATCGAAATTAACCGATCCTTTGAAATCCATATTCTTCCAAAAATCGGACACCTTCCAGCCAAGCAAGTTACAACCATGGACTGGCTGAATATTCTGGAAAAGCTTGTTGAAACCATTCCGGCCATCGCTGAACGGATACTGGTAAACGCCAAACAGATGCTTAACTGGGCTGTAACCAGACACATTATCGACACAAATCCTTTAGCCGCTATTAACGCTAAAGCTGATCTTCAGATCAAAAAAGGCGTTATAAAGCGCTCTCTTTCTGATAGTGAGATCAGACAGGTCTGGGAAGCTATTCACAAATCAAGAATGTCCCATAAGAACAAATTATTCTTGATACTGTGTCTCGTTTTTGGGTGCCGAAACGGTGAGCTTAGAAAGAGCAAGAAGAGTGGATTTGACCTTGATAATATGATCTGGACTGTACCGCCCAGTGATCACAAATTAGGTTCCAGTACGGGAATGCCACTTATCCGTCCCATCATCCCGGAAATAAAGCCATTGATTGAGCAAGCAGTACAGCTAAGCAAGGATAGCTCTTATGTGTTCACTAATAGTGGCTCTAACAAAATGATGGGAAAATCCTCACCCCTACCCCTTCCATACAACATTATGCAGTGGCTTAGAAAAAATAAGGACATTGAAATGGAGCACTGGTCAGTACATGACCTCAGGAAAACAGCCCGTACCAAGTGGTCTACTCTGACCGCTCCCCATGTTGCCGAGATCATGCTTGGGCATAAGCTCCCAGGTGAGTGGCAAACCTATGACCAACACCTATACATTGATGAACAGGCCGAGGCTTATTCTAAATGGTGGTGCAGGCTTATGCAGATTTCAGAAAATATTGATGGCATTGACCGCCCCATCTGGCAATGA
- a CDS encoding inositol phosphate phosphatase SopB: MDNLQRLLSPAVSGVPDQTEIQPAPSGVWLGRDVRPLPLGRELGLREGEVIATERVTGLIEERYGPYVKREIDQYLGGIKTLDERDVVVVDKQARKIFRSIREDNREMVKSQVDARQVGTIFEHLQIDFEGAQPDEPGVSWNYLPEHEQQFMLESVQTRMLSSQSMLTFNEIPGEVAEHIESHQTLFSASAPRVSDFLEDHMELRTPVKPGDLRRLGEGLYYDFESPQVSRRGLGLMRNVDIFTNRTARMLYNSPLEIMSEKPLGIQILEARAHARDLMRGLSAVSKYGEHLPSALEDAMIKDLRSQFYATLDHIHQLGVMEANNPLSHSHWQKCKQDELVAALDVLFTEERKLGKKFGADTGEIKGSKARFYNRIHDLTDEFADLAEKVEGDEDGDLLPSGMRSGRLGLETLGNHPVQDAERYARLIIRRLKSIGIKKAEKKLSEARTRRMANVQWETVETRLEPRINNRTLNLKSRIIPAAKFQVHMGRPGNVDIFPAHLHGKGKPSSKRDEADNAVNLGETQLLVEQGGKSKSLFRGLRSGTFMAFGISNKKKREQANDARCYDLAIASLKQVLDDDPGVLNHQPVPVKLSTLQLLTPDRGRHYSHIHDDELKMQREQMEALHRLKDRLDDGEPLVFADSSGRLHEVDVEFDFAATNFGVNNLALEKKWRFTGPWGAVRDANREGLEKLMGGVEPGDEVGGWAQDFLNGPASEKDKEIVMQLIEQIRDLYESEDYKNEGEDAYKMVARVLLLSYKLGLITHFNCKSGKDRTGEADAAAKRLAAEVEALGYVPDPRQVASQEERTLSQLFALETGNVRWQQMNINRPGYKTTTGIKRLGKKLFRMIHV; encoded by the coding sequence ATGGACAATCTTCAGAGATTGCTATCCCCCGCGGTCAGTGGTGTGCCCGACCAGACTGAAATTCAGCCTGCCCCGTCTGGTGTCTGGCTGGGGCGTGACGTCCGGCCTTTACCTCTGGGACGGGAGCTTGGGCTCAGGGAAGGAGAGGTGATTGCAACGGAAAGAGTCACCGGTCTGATTGAAGAGCGTTATGGTCCTTATGTGAAACGTGAGATTGACCAGTATCTTGGGGGTATAAAAACGCTGGATGAGCGCGATGTCGTGGTGGTGGATAAGCAGGCCAGAAAGATATTTCGCTCGATCAGGGAAGACAACCGGGAGATGGTGAAATCTCAGGTGGATGCCCGGCAAGTTGGCACCATATTTGAACATTTACAGATCGATTTTGAAGGCGCGCAGCCTGACGAGCCAGGAGTCAGTTGGAACTATCTGCCTGAACATGAACAGCAGTTTATGCTTGAGTCGGTCCAGACAAGAATGCTCTCCAGTCAGAGTATGCTGACGTTTAATGAGATTCCGGGTGAGGTTGCAGAGCATATTGAGTCTCATCAAACACTGTTTTCTGCTTCAGCTCCCCGGGTTTCTGACTTTCTCGAAGATCATATGGAGCTCAGGACACCGGTTAAGCCCGGAGATCTGAGGAGGTTGGGAGAAGGGTTGTATTACGACTTTGAATCTCCCCAGGTCAGTCGTCGCGGATTGGGGCTTATGCGTAACGTCGATATTTTCACTAATCGAACGGCAAGAATGCTTTATAACTCCCCCCTGGAAATCATGTCCGAAAAGCCTCTGGGTATACAGATATTGGAAGCGAGGGCGCACGCGAGGGATCTGATGCGAGGGCTGTCAGCCGTCAGCAAGTACGGTGAACACCTCCCCAGCGCTTTAGAGGATGCAATGATAAAGGATTTGCGCAGTCAGTTTTATGCCACACTTGACCATATTCATCAGTTGGGTGTGATGGAAGCGAACAACCCGCTCAGTCATAGTCACTGGCAAAAATGCAAACAGGATGAACTGGTTGCCGCTCTGGATGTGCTATTTACTGAAGAACGTAAACTCGGGAAAAAATTTGGTGCGGATACAGGCGAAATAAAAGGCTCCAAAGCTCGTTTTTACAACCGGATTCATGATTTGACTGACGAGTTTGCCGATCTGGCAGAGAAGGTTGAGGGCGATGAGGATGGTGATTTGCTGCCCAGTGGTATGAGATCGGGAAGATTGGGGCTTGAAACTCTGGGCAATCATCCTGTACAGGATGCCGAGCGTTATGCCCGCCTTATTATCCGGCGCCTGAAAAGTATTGGGATAAAAAAGGCCGAGAAAAAGCTCAGTGAAGCCCGGACGCGCAGAATGGCCAATGTTCAGTGGGAGACGGTTGAAACACGGTTGGAGCCCCGTATCAACAACAGAACATTGAATCTGAAAAGCAGGATTATCCCGGCGGCTAAATTTCAGGTGCATATGGGGCGTCCGGGGAATGTTGATATTTTTCCTGCCCACCTGCACGGTAAGGGTAAACCTTCTTCAAAAAGGGACGAAGCAGACAACGCCGTTAATTTGGGGGAAACGCAGCTGTTGGTTGAGCAGGGCGGTAAATCGAAGAGCCTGTTCAGAGGACTGCGTTCCGGTACATTCATGGCCTTTGGCATATCAAATAAAAAAAAGCGTGAGCAGGCCAATGATGCCCGGTGTTATGATTTGGCGATTGCCAGTCTGAAGCAGGTTCTGGACGATGATCCGGGGGTGCTGAACCATCAGCCTGTTCCCGTGAAGCTGTCAACACTTCAGCTTCTTACCCCGGATAGAGGGCGGCACTATTCTCATATCCACGATGATGAACTGAAAATGCAGCGTGAGCAGATGGAAGCGCTGCATCGGTTAAAAGACAGACTGGATGACGGTGAGCCGCTCGTGTTTGCCGACAGCAGTGGGCGCCTTCATGAGGTTGATGTAGAGTTCGACTTTGCGGCTACCAATTTTGGTGTGAATAATCTGGCGCTGGAGAAAAAGTGGCGATTTACAGGCCCGTGGGGAGCGGTCAGGGATGCCAACCGGGAAGGGTTGGAGAAGTTGATGGGGGGCGTTGAACCGGGGGATGAGGTTGGCGGCTGGGCACAGGACTTTTTAAATGGACCGGCCTCTGAAAAAGACAAGGAAATTGTGATGCAGTTAATCGAGCAGATTCGTGACCTTTATGAGTCAGAAGACTACAAGAATGAAGGCGAAGACGCCTATAAAATGGTTGCCCGGGTGTTGCTGCTGTCTTACAAACTGGGTCTGATTACGCATTTCAACTGCAAAAGCGGTAAAGATCGCACCGGTGAAGCTGATGCCGCTGCAAAACGTCTGGCAGCGGAAGTAGAAGCACTGGGCTATGTGCCTGATCCAAGGCAGGTGGCCAGTCAGGAGGAGCGAACGCTATCCCAACTGTTTGCCCTGGAAACCGGAAATGTACGCTGGCAGCAGATGAATATTAACCGTCCGGGGTATAAAACCACCACGGGTATTAAACGACTGGGTAAGAAACTGTTCAGAATGATTCATGTCTGA
- the rpmA gene encoding 50S ribosomal protein L27: MAHKKAGGSTRNGRDSESKRLGVKRYGGQAVIAGNILVRQRGTRFHAGENVGIGKDHTLFAKADGKVVFEVKGPQKRKYVRIEAA; the protein is encoded by the coding sequence ATGGCTCACAAAAAAGCTGGCGGTTCTACCCGTAACGGTCGCGATTCAGAAAGTAAACGCCTTGGTGTCAAGCGCTACGGTGGTCAGGCAGTAATCGCAGGTAACATCCTGGTTCGTCAGCGCGGTACTCGTTTCCACGCTGGTGAAAACGTTGGTATTGGCAAGGATCACACCCTGTTCGCCAAGGCTGACGGCAAGGTAGTATTTGAGGTTAAAGGTCCTCAGAAGCGTAAGTACGTTCGTATCGAAGCTGCTTAA
- the rpsT gene encoding 30S ribosomal protein S20 — protein sequence MANSPSAKKRARQAEQRRTHNASLRSMVRTSIKKVVRAIEAKDVELAKAEYAAAVPVIDRMADKGIIHKNKAARHKSRLNAQVKALTA from the coding sequence ATGGCTAACTCTCCATCTGCTAAAAAGCGCGCCCGTCAGGCTGAACAGCGTCGTACCCACAACGCTTCCCTGCGTTCCATGGTTCGTACTTCCATCAAGAAAGTAGTACGTGCTATCGAAGCTAAAGACGTTGAACTGGCTAAAGCTGAATACGCTGCGGCTGTACCTGTTATCGACCGTATGGCCGACAAAGGTATTATCCACAAGAACAAGGCCGCTCGTCACAAGAGCCGCCTGAACGCCCAGGTTAAAGCCCTGACTGCGTAA
- the proB gene encoding glutamate 5-kinase translates to MSERGRLSSAKRWVIKIGSALLTDEGRGLDVERIDNWVTQMCRLRRAGIEIVLVSSGAVAAGMEKLGLDERPSALNELQAAAAVGQARLVQVWEESFQKHGFQPAQILLTHADHSNRQRYLNARSTLNTLLDMGVVPVVNENDTVATEEVRFGDNDTLGALVTNLVEADMLVLMTDQDGLFTADPRKDPTAQLMDNVRAQDKRLDAMAGGGSGRLGRGGMQTKLRAARQAAASGAATVIVGGRMESVLERLYAEEALGTLLLPDHERMAARKQWLQGHMQTSGELVLDAGAVDVLVTKGKSLLPVGVREVRGAFQRGEMVSCLDESGQEVARGLINYGDKDARKIIGKPSELIGNLLGYSGEPELLHRNNMVLAG, encoded by the coding sequence ATGAGTGAGCGAGGCAGGTTGAGTTCGGCAAAACGCTGGGTCATAAAAATTGGCAGTGCTTTGTTGACCGACGAAGGTCGTGGTCTTGATGTTGAGCGCATTGATAACTGGGTGACCCAGATGTGTCGTCTGAGACGTGCAGGCATCGAGATCGTTCTGGTTTCATCCGGAGCGGTGGCTGCCGGTATGGAGAAACTGGGGCTGGATGAGCGACCGTCTGCCTTGAATGAGCTTCAGGCCGCCGCTGCGGTAGGGCAGGCAAGACTGGTGCAGGTCTGGGAAGAGAGTTTCCAGAAACACGGTTTTCAACCCGCGCAGATATTGCTGACCCATGCGGATCACAGTAATCGTCAGCGTTATCTGAATGCCCGCAGCACTCTGAATACCCTGCTGGATATGGGGGTGGTGCCGGTGGTCAATGAAAACGATACGGTGGCCACTGAAGAGGTGCGTTTCGGCGATAATGATACGCTGGGTGCTCTGGTGACCAATCTGGTGGAAGCCGATATGCTGGTGCTGATGACCGACCAGGATGGTCTGTTTACAGCCGATCCACGCAAAGACCCGACAGCACAGCTGATGGATAATGTCCGGGCTCAGGACAAACGTCTGGATGCTATGGCCGGTGGCGGCAGCGGCCGTCTGGGACGGGGCGGTATGCAAACCAAGTTGCGCGCAGCTCGTCAGGCTGCGGCATCCGGTGCGGCAACGGTGATTGTTGGTGGACGGATGGAATCTGTGCTTGAGCGACTTTATGCTGAGGAAGCACTGGGTACCTTGTTGTTGCCGGATCACGAGCGTATGGCAGCTCGCAAGCAATGGTTGCAGGGCCATATGCAGACATCGGGTGAACTGGTTCTGGATGCTGGCGCAGTGGATGTGCTGGTGACTAAAGGCAAGAGCCTGTTGCCAGTTGGTGTTCGTGAAGTACGCGGGGCGTTTCAGCGAGGTGAGATGGTGTCTTGTCTGGATGAGTCCGGTCAAGAAGTCGCGCGCGGGTTGATTAATTACGGCGACAAGGATGCCCGAAAAATTATTGGCAAACCCAGCGAGCTGATTGGTAATCTGCTAGGCTATTCCGGCGAACCTGAGTTGTTGCACAGGAATAATATGGTTCTGGCTGGATGA
- a CDS encoding potassium channel family protein, producing MLLQASLYGSLMVTITVLIHAVGTTLWLKGLQKLHQSSPRLLASMKSHLVILTVTTLIVLFLHLAEIIVWAAAYYVLPEVEEILSWPDAIYFSMVTFTTLGYGDIVLAGDTRLLTGIQSINGIILSGWSTAMLFMVIQTIWKQDFNLTDD from the coding sequence ATGTTACTGCAAGCGTCCCTGTACGGTTCACTAATGGTGACGATCACCGTTCTGATTCACGCAGTCGGCACAACTCTATGGCTAAAAGGCCTGCAGAAGTTGCATCAATCCAGCCCGCGACTACTGGCCTCTATGAAATCCCATCTGGTCATTCTGACCGTCACCACATTGATTGTTCTGTTCTTGCATCTTGCAGAAATCATTGTCTGGGCAGCCGCTTACTATGTGTTACCGGAGGTCGAAGAGATTCTCTCATGGCCGGATGCGATTTACTTCTCCATGGTGACATTCACGACACTGGGTTATGGCGATATTGTTCTGGCCGGAGATACACGTCTTCTTACGGGCATTCAGTCGATTAATGGCATTATTCTTTCCGGCTGGAGCACAGCCATGCTGTTTATGGTCATACAAACTATCTGGAAGCAGGATTTCAACCTGACCGATGACTAG
- the rplU gene encoding 50S ribosomal protein L21: MYAVIKTGGKQYRVAEGTTLKVEKLDVAAGENVEITDVLLIANGEELKVGAPVIEGAKVTAEVVAHGRGPKIKIIKFKRRKHHRKQMGHRQWFTELKVSSIAG; the protein is encoded by the coding sequence ATGTACGCTGTTATCAAGACCGGCGGCAAGCAGTATCGCGTTGCTGAAGGTACCACCCTTAAAGTAGAAAAGCTGGACGTAGCTGCTGGCGAGAACGTTGAAATTACTGACGTTCTGCTGATCGCTAACGGTGAAGAGCTGAAAGTTGGCGCGCCAGTGATCGAAGGTGCCAAGGTGACTGCTGAAGTCGTTGCTCACGGTCGTGGTCCAAAGATCAAGATCATCAAGTTCAAGCGTCGTAAGCACCACCGCAAGCAGATGGGCCACCGTCAGTGGTTCACTGAACTGAAGGTTTCCAGCATCGCTGGTTAA
- the cgtA gene encoding Obg family GTPase CgtA, with amino-acid sequence MKFVDEATIWVQAGKGGNGCLSFRREKYIAKGGPDGGDGGDGGSVYVEARDDLNTLVDYRYTRRYQAEAGAPGRGRNCSGKKGEDIILPVPVGTTVVDDDTEEVIGDLMETGQRIMVSHGGWHGLGNTRFKSSVNRAPRQTTPGSEGEARNLRFELKVIADVGLLGMPNAGKSTFIRSVSHAKPKVANYPFTTLVPNLGVVSVEKHRSFVVADIPGLIEGAAEGAGLGIRFLKHLSRCRVLLHLVDVAPFDETDPVETAKAIVKELENFSPALAERERWLVLNKVDLLPEDEREVVCERIVKELNWEGRVYRTAAIAGQGTDLLCQELMTYIEERNQEEAQDDSIAAQEEEHRIKMEEEARSRMREVAEERRQKRLAQKMAQFEDEDDDDFDGEDDVEVFYAP; translated from the coding sequence ATGAAGTTTGTCGATGAAGCCACTATCTGGGTTCAGGCAGGTAAGGGCGGAAACGGTTGTCTGAGTTTCCGTCGGGAAAAATACATCGCCAAGGGTGGTCCTGATGGCGGTGATGGTGGTGACGGCGGCAGCGTTTATGTGGAAGCCAGAGATGACCTGAATACGCTGGTGGACTATCGCTATACCCGCCGTTATCAGGCAGAAGCCGGTGCACCAGGACGTGGTCGGAATTGTTCCGGTAAAAAAGGTGAAGACATTATTCTGCCGGTGCCGGTGGGTACAACGGTAGTGGATGACGACACCGAAGAAGTCATTGGTGACCTGATGGAAACCGGTCAGCGCATCATGGTGTCGCACGGTGGCTGGCACGGTCTGGGTAATACCCGTTTCAAATCCAGTGTTAACCGTGCACCCCGCCAGACAACACCTGGTTCTGAAGGCGAAGCGCGTAACCTGCGCTTTGAGCTGAAGGTGATTGCGGATGTGGGTCTGCTGGGTATGCCTAATGCGGGTAAGTCTACTTTTATCCGTTCTGTGTCCCATGCCAAGCCCAAGGTGGCGAACTATCCGTTTACCACGCTGGTGCCTAACCTGGGTGTGGTGAGTGTAGAAAAGCATCGCAGCTTTGTGGTGGCGGATATTCCGGGTCTGATTGAAGGCGCGGCTGAAGGTGCTGGTCTGGGCATTCGCTTCCTGAAGCATTTGTCCCGCTGTCGAGTGTTGCTGCACCTTGTTGATGTAGCACCCTTTGATGAGACCGATCCGGTAGAAACGGCTAAAGCGATTGTGAAAGAGCTGGAAAACTTCAGCCCGGCTCTGGCTGAACGTGAACGCTGGTTGGTGTTGAATAAGGTAGACTTGCTGCCGGAAGACGAGCGCGAAGTGGTGTGCGAACGTATCGTTAAGGAACTGAACTGGGAAGGTCGTGTATACCGCACTGCGGCGATTGCCGGGCAGGGTACCGATCTGCTGTGTCAGGAATTGATGACCTACATCGAAGAGCGTAATCAGGAAGAAGCGCAGGACGACAGTATTGCGGCTCAGGAAGAAGAGCATCGTATCAAGATGGAAGAAGAAGCCCGTAGTCGTATGCGTGAAGTGGCAGAAGAACGTCGTCAAAAGCGTCTGGCTCAGAAAATGGCTCAGTTTGAAGACGAAGATGACGATGACTTTGATGGAGAGGATGATGTAGAGGTATTCTACGCCCCTTAA